The following DNA comes from Terriglobales bacterium.
ACTCGTCCGCCCCGTGGCCACACCGGGCGTCAGCAGAGCGAAATCCGTGAACAGCCGGCCGCTGATCGGCAGAGACTTGATCTGCTCCGTACCGATCACCTGGCTCACTTCGCTCCGGCTGGGTTCGATGGGCGGAACTTCGGTCGTTACATTCACCACCGATCCCACGGGAGCCACTTTCAGGTCGACATTGACCGTAGCGGTCTGGCCGACGGTCAGCGTGATCCCGGCCTGGGTATGTTTCGCGAACCCGGGGGCATCAATGGTCAGATCGTATCGTCCCGGAGGAAGATTGGGAGCAACGTAGAACCCGGTGCTGTTGGTGGAAGTCGTGTACGTCCGGTTCGTGTCCACGTCACGCAGGGTGATAGACGCCTTGGGAACCGAATCTCCTCTCGGGTCACGAACGGTTCCATTGAGTTGCGCCAAGCTGATGGACACTTGCGCCCAAACCAGCGGGCTCAGGGAAGCAAGCGCAATGACAACCAATGCCGACAAGCACCGAAGCAGCCTCATAGGACCTCCCTTTCCCCGACGACCCTTGCTCCGCCATCTGGGGTGGAAAGCACGTTACAACTTGTATCGAACGTTCGTTCTCCATGCTCCGACAACCGGCAGAGCGGTCATCATAGGGAAAGTTAGGGTGCATCATTTCGCACAGCCTCCCGGCGTTTGTCAAGACTAATGCGTCTGCCACGCCTGGGCGACGCTACCAGTGATGACCGAGCCCACGTCCGCCGGGGGAATCTTGCGGCGCTCGAACAGGCTGCGTGCTGCCTTGATGCCGACGTCGATGGGCGACACCAGGCTCAGTGCGCCGGTGTAGTCGACAAACGGCGTGCGCGCGCCGTCGAGCAGCCAGACGTCTTTGTAGGCGATGAAGAGACCTCTGTCCTTGCCCACGCTTGCTCCTCCTGAGTGTCACAACGTGAGTTTCTCACCGACACGCATCGGCCGCGGTCAGCGTCGGACCTCTTCCCCCACCTTTATTAGGCGCTTCATGTCTGTGGTAACGGGAACATCCCCTGCGGTCGTTATGAGTATGGGTCGCCACTCCGCCAGCAGAGGATCCAGGGAGGGTCCGAGTTTCCCACTTCCTGCTGCATCAAGGGTCCCTGCGCCTAAGGCGACACCAAGGGTCACGCCCGACGGTTGAGGGGTACCGCGAAGAGATATGCATGAATCCACATCCAGCGCAGGGCATACAACGCAATCCCACGGGCGCTGCAGGATGACAGCGCTACTTTCGGCGAAGGAGCGACTATCGGTCAGCAACAAGACCGGCAGCGCTTCGTAGAAGCGGATGACGTTGAAGGTCGGGGCCAGCGTTGAGGCCCACGCGTCGGCTTCTGCCGCAGAGAGCCCCGGAAGGATTGCCTCCTGAATGAAGATTGCGTCGGCTCCTGCTTCCACGAGAGCGGCTGCCACCTCCCGCATCACGGAGGCTGCCAATGCGAGCGCTGATTCCGGAATGTCCTCTGCGCGCAAGGCGCTCTCACCCTCCAGCTCCGTAAGGCGGGCTGCGAGCGTGAATGGACCTGTGACGGCGGCCATCAGCAAAGGCTCGCCCTGCAACTGCGACTTGAGCCGACGGATGACGTCGGTCGCCACGGGGACGCGGCCAGCCTTGGCCGTCTCTTCCGGAGTACGGAGCCCACTTGGCAGTGCGCCCCGGCTAGTGGCTGAAGGCCAATGGACTGTGGGCGGTTGGTTCTCCGCATCCCAGCACAGGGTGCCGCCCAGCGCTTCCAATTCGAGGGAGGAATCGAAGTAGCAGGCCACACCGTCCGAACGCAGGTGACCGCGGATCTGGCGCAACGAGTTCGAGATCTTGGTGGCATTCCCCAGAAAGCCGCGCAGGGGAAGATTCTCCAGGCGAGCACCGAGAGAGAAGACGATGGGCAGAAACAGCGGCCGCGCAGGCAAGCTTCCCTGCAGCATCTGTTTCACTATCTGCCGGGGAGTGAGGTTCTCGGGCATCGCCTACGGACGGAAGAGAGGACCGAGCGGCTTGGCATCCGGCCACGCGCCATACCACTGCAGGATGTCCGGGGGCGGGCTTTTCTTGCTCCACTCCTTGTGGAAGTCG
Coding sequences within:
- a CDS encoding uroporphyrinogen decarboxylase family protein gives rise to the protein MPENLTPRQIVKQMLQGSLPARPLFLPIVFSLGARLENLPLRGFLGNATKISNSLRQIRGHLRSDGVACYFDSSLELEALGGTLCWDAENQPPTVHWPSATSRGALPSGLRTPEETAKAGRVPVATDVIRRLKSQLQGEPLLMAAVTGPFTLAARLTELEGESALRAEDIPESALALAASVMREVAAALVEAGADAIFIQEAILPGLSAAEADAWASTLAPTFNVIRFYEALPVLLLTDSRSFAESSAVILQRPWDCVVCPALDVDSCISLRGTPQPSGVTLGVALGAGTLDAAGSGKLGPSLDPLLAEWRPILITTAGDVPVTTDMKRLIKVGEEVRR